A genomic segment from Candidatus Brocadia sinica JPN1 encodes:
- a CDS encoding C39 family peptidase: MRSKNTVIIFLLFWMVFRVDNLADSADETTTLPESYLISDVPYHEQITGLSCGPAALEILYDFWGEDIDQKAIADVARSSSIGTYTWDMTRAGYFSHLSAAQGRFFPRNAPKAGYPERPLGYASFDYSSDAPWWSILKGLIVQDIPVVLLMKFSPDDDTAHYRVIVGYDEDLGVVYFVDPWGRDFDRVTNLDGTITWSMADFEDAWNYTGYGTSRPYWGAVMVPWTVAIHTTGETTAGSVLGVTAEITYPCPQPFDCAAHSASNASVEIILPTGMYVLGGSPKIDIGCFQAGDTVTVTWDVMLNADGFGASITVKATGVIAGAVPEIDKKGKNSRKVDKDKDKDKDKDRKNHNFYSAYAYTDEIGVETSIGL, encoded by the coding sequence ATGAGAAGCAAAAACACGGTTATTATATTCTTATTGTTTTGGATGGTCTTTCGTGTCGATAACCTGGCGGATAGCGCGGATGAAACGACAACTTTGCCGGAATCGTATCTTATCTCTGATGTGCCATATCACGAACAAATAACAGGTCTTTCCTGCGGACCAGCCGCCCTTGAAATACTTTACGATTTTTGGGGCGAAGATATTGATCAAAAGGCCATTGCCGATGTTGCCCGATCTTCTTCAATCGGCACCTATACATGGGATATGACGCGTGCTGGTTATTTCAGTCATTTGAGCGCAGCCCAGGGAAGGTTCTTTCCCCGCAATGCGCCTAAAGCAGGCTATCCGGAAAGACCCCTGGGTTATGCCTCTTTTGATTATTCTTCAGATGCCCCGTGGTGGTCAATCCTTAAAGGACTTATTGTTCAAGATATTCCCGTTGTCTTACTCATGAAATTTTCTCCCGATGACGACACCGCACATTATCGGGTAATTGTGGGGTATGATGAAGATTTGGGAGTAGTTTACTTCGTGGATCCCTGGGGAAGGGACTTTGACAGAGTGACAAACCTTGATGGGACTATCACCTGGAGCATGGCAGACTTTGAAGACGCATGGAACTATACCGGCTACGGAACTTCACGCCCTTATTGGGGGGCAGTAATGGTGCCGTGGACAGTTGCCATTCACACGACAGGTGAAACAACCGCAGGTTCCGTACTTGGGGTAACTGCTGAGATTACGTATCCATGTCCTCAGCCATTCGATTGCGCAGCCCATTCTGCCTCCAATGCCAGTGTAGAGATTATCCTACCCACAGGGATGTATGTGTTGGGGGGTTCACCCAAAATCGATATTGGATGTTTTCAGGCCGGAGATACTGTTACCGTTACATGGGATGTTATGCTCAATGCCGATGGGTTCGGCGCCTCAATTACGGTGAAGGCAACAGGAGTTATAGCCGGCGCTGTGCCGGAAATCGACAAGAAGGGTAAGAACAGTAGGAAGGTGGATAAAGATAAGGATAAGGATAAGGATAAGGATAGAAAGAATCATAATTTTTATTCTGCCTATGCTTATACCGATGAAATTGGTGTGGAGACAAGCATAGGACTATAA
- a CDS encoding dienelactone hydrolase family protein, translated as MHKYLLIILFLVLIVSLPICFGQDRKSDGQLLVSRYLGSASAGEREEVLKKLEDLGASFDEVREWVRIPENYTSQQSGIHRELAPVGEKKGEYFAYIPPSYVPDKSWPVVLALHGVGGSGYGQVMAWLKSSAHKNEFIFVAPTYGSGLWWEEEPERFVLSVLDKVKQDYHVDTNRVYLTGFSSGGHGVWYVAVRYPSLFAAINPVAAECPLPSLLVNLMQVPVFIIHGARDTVIPVEAARDANSRLEKLGYNVIYEELPELKHQFPANETDQILVWFRTHKRSLYPKMVKFSTDSPKYPVSYWTEITEFSKLVGQVSGVYRDVSGRLVRPEGFSETATIEAEIRKDNEISLTVYGVNALRLYLGEELIDMEKPVCVSINGKTVYSGKMERSVQTMLDTVKKRNDREALFSAYLELKVPSDD; from the coding sequence ATGCACAAATATTTGTTAATCATCCTATTTCTTGTCCTGATTGTTTCTTTGCCAATCTGCTTTGGACAGGATAGAAAATCAGATGGCCAATTATTGGTAAGCAGATACCTGGGAAGCGCCAGTGCAGGTGAAAGGGAGGAAGTACTTAAGAAACTGGAGGATTTGGGGGCAAGTTTTGATGAGGTTAGGGAATGGGTTCGTATCCCGGAGAACTATACGTCTCAGCAGTCCGGTATACATAGGGAATTGGCACCGGTTGGTGAAAAGAAGGGGGAGTACTTTGCCTATATACCACCTTCTTACGTGCCTGACAAGTCCTGGCCTGTTGTGCTGGCATTGCACGGGGTCGGCGGCAGTGGTTACGGGCAGGTAATGGCATGGTTAAAGTCATCTGCTCACAAGAATGAATTTATCTTTGTGGCTCCCACCTATGGTTCCGGGCTGTGGTGGGAAGAAGAGCCAGAAAGATTTGTACTTTCAGTACTTGATAAGGTTAAACAGGATTACCATGTTGACACAAATAGGGTCTATCTGACAGGATTTTCAAGCGGCGGCCATGGTGTATGGTATGTGGCTGTTCGTTATCCTTCGCTCTTTGCAGCTATAAATCCTGTCGCCGCTGAATGCCCATTACCTTCCTTATTGGTAAACTTGATGCAGGTGCCTGTATTTATCATACATGGAGCCAGGGATACCGTCATCCCGGTAGAGGCCGCAAGGGACGCAAATTCAAGGTTGGAAAAGCTGGGCTATAACGTTATTTATGAAGAATTGCCTGAGCTAAAGCATCAGTTTCCTGCGAATGAAACAGACCAGATTCTTGTCTGGTTCCGTACCCATAAGAGATCGCTCTACCCGAAGATGGTAAAATTTTCCACGGATTCTCCAAAATACCCCGTTTCTTACTGGACTGAGATAACGGAATTCTCTAAATTAGTAGGACAAGTTTCGGGAGTTTACCGAGATGTTTCTGGACGTTTGGTGAGACCAGAAGGATTTTCAGAGACGGCAACCATTGAGGCGGAAATAAGAAAGGATAATGAGATTTCTCTGACTGTTTATGGGGTCAACGCCCTGCGCCTGTATTTGGGCGAAGAACTCATAGATATGGAAAAACCCGTATGCGTATCAATAAATGGTAAGACAGTATATTCAGGAAAGATGGAAAGAAGTGTGCAGACGATGCTCGATACGGTAAAAAAACGGAATGATCGGGAGGCATTGTTCTCTGCTTATCTGGAACTGAAAGTCCCATCTGATGACTAA
- the xth gene encoding exodeoxyribonuclease III, with the protein MKVASFNVNSLRARLNIVLDWLRKESPDILCLQETKVPDNEFPQTAFEEMNYHAVSRGEKSYNGVAIISKTPLKDVRGGFDEDESEGTRLITATVNKISVVNTYVPQGVHPLLKQFRYKLDWFQKLYEYFTKNFRPDRALLWMGDFNVAPEPIDVYNPDHLQGSICFHPDEHAALQRLKEWGFVDVFRLHQHGPEQYTFWDYRVKDAVARKKGWRIDHIWASRPLAKKSTKAWIDTTPRLLEKPSDHTFIVAEFEV; encoded by the coding sequence ATGAAAGTTGCCAGCTTTAATGTCAATTCGCTTAGAGCCAGATTAAACATAGTCCTTGACTGGCTACGGAAAGAATCGCCCGATATTCTTTGTCTTCAGGAGACAAAAGTGCCGGACAATGAATTTCCACAAACCGCTTTTGAAGAGATGAATTACCATGCGGTTTCCCGGGGTGAGAAATCATACAACGGAGTAGCTATAATAAGCAAAACCCCTCTGAAAGATGTCCGGGGGGGCTTTGACGAAGATGAATCCGAAGGAACCCGTCTGATTACAGCCACCGTAAATAAAATTTCGGTAGTTAATACCTATGTCCCTCAGGGTGTCCATCCGCTTTTGAAGCAATTCCGGTATAAACTGGATTGGTTTCAAAAATTGTATGAGTACTTTACCAAAAACTTTCGGCCTGACAGGGCATTGCTGTGGATGGGAGATTTCAATGTTGCCCCTGAGCCCATAGATGTTTATAATCCGGATCACCTGCAGGGGAGCATATGCTTCCATCCCGATGAGCACGCGGCACTTCAGAGATTGAAAGAATGGGGTTTCGTTGACGTTTTCCGGTTACATCAGCATGGTCCTGAACAATATACCTTCTGGGATTACCGGGTAAAAGATGCCGTAGCAAGAAAAAAGGGCTGGAGGATTGACCATATCTGGGCAAGCCGGCCTCTGGCAAAGAAATCAACAAAAGCATGGATTGACACCACCCCGAGACTCTTAGAAAAACCGTCGGATCATACCTTTATTGTAGCTGAATTTGAGGTTTAA
- a CDS encoding FprA family A-type flavoprotein, with product MKPIKLKENIYWVGEIDWDLRNFHGYSTQRGSTYNAYLILDEKITLIDTVRPYLYEKMMKRISHLTAPSNIHYIISNHVEMDHSGSLPHLMEAAKNATIVTSPNGQKGLIAHYKNKDWNFRVVKSDETISLGNKNIKFILTPMVHWPDNMMSYLVEDNILFSNDAFGQHIASSERFDDECFQGVVVEEAKKYYANIVLPYSSLVQKAMDLISPLPIDMIAPSHGIIWRSYVNAITDEYRKWAANRTEKTGLIIYDTMWGSTEKIAHTIQEAFESRGVCTKMLNLRKNHISDIIADVLTARFICVGSPTLNSNMLPTVSGLLTYLKGLSPKNRVGLAFGSYGWGGQAAGHVENLLKECGFEIMETIKIQYVPDEIILQEVSDRLKKEIAKYV from the coding sequence ATGAAGCCAATAAAACTGAAAGAAAACATTTATTGGGTCGGAGAAATTGACTGGGATTTGAGGAACTTTCATGGCTATTCGACTCAACGGGGTTCAACGTATAATGCCTATCTGATACTTGATGAGAAAATTACCTTAATTGATACTGTAAGACCTTATCTTTACGAGAAAATGATGAAACGGATATCACATCTCACTGCCCCTTCCAATATTCACTATATTATCTCAAACCATGTGGAAATGGACCATTCGGGCAGCCTGCCGCATCTCATGGAAGCGGCGAAAAATGCTACAATTGTAACATCCCCTAACGGGCAGAAAGGGTTAATAGCCCATTACAAAAACAAGGATTGGAATTTTAGAGTTGTTAAGTCAGATGAGACAATTTCTCTTGGTAATAAAAATATAAAATTTATTCTCACTCCCATGGTTCATTGGCCTGACAATATGATGAGCTACCTGGTGGAAGATAATATTCTTTTTTCCAATGATGCCTTTGGACAGCATATTGCTTCTTCTGAAAGATTTGATGATGAATGTTTCCAGGGTGTCGTTGTTGAAGAAGCAAAAAAGTATTATGCCAATATTGTTTTACCTTATTCCAGCCTGGTTCAAAAAGCTATGGATTTGATTTCTCCTCTTCCCATTGATATGATTGCCCCAAGTCACGGGATTATCTGGCGTTCGTATGTAAATGCTATTACAGATGAATACAGGAAATGGGCTGCCAATCGGACGGAGAAAACAGGGCTGATAATCTATGATACCATGTGGGGATCCACGGAGAAGATTGCTCATACGATACAAGAGGCCTTTGAATCCCGTGGGGTTTGCACAAAGATGCTTAATCTCAGAAAAAATCATATTTCTGATATCATTGCCGATGTATTGACTGCAAGATTTATTTGTGTGGGTTCTCCTACCTTAAATAGCAATATGCTTCCTACGGTGTCAGGGCTTTTAACGTATCTAAAAGGGTTGTCCCCAAAAAACAGGGTTGGACTTGCTTTTGGCTCTTATGGCTGGGGAGGACAGGCGGCCGGCCATGTGGAAAACCTATTAAAAGAGTGTGGTTTTGAGATAATGGAAACCATAAAGATCCAGTATGTTCCTGATGAAATAATACTCCAGGAAGTCTCTGACAGGCTGAAAAAAGAGATAGCAAAATATGTATGA
- a CDS encoding ABC transporter substrate-binding protein has product MYNPLENQEKIRRAGEIARKMGLELNPVKVHTPKDIPNALKSLANNADVLWGINDALVFNSLTARHILLFSFRNRIPFCGLSSAWVEAGALYALEYDFYDIGVQCGEKAVKIIRGAGVNSVPVSLPRKLLYTLNLKTARHMKIDIQEEHIRNAYKIFEE; this is encoded by the coding sequence ATGTACAACCCGTTGGAAAATCAGGAAAAGATCCGACGTGCTGGGGAAATAGCAAGAAAAATGGGGCTTGAGCTTAATCCTGTGAAGGTTCATACGCCAAAAGATATTCCCAATGCGCTCAAATCTTTAGCAAACAATGCAGATGTTTTGTGGGGGATAAATGACGCCCTTGTATTCAATTCGTTAACAGCCAGACACATCCTGCTTTTTTCATTTAGAAACCGCATACCATTCTGCGGTCTTTCTTCCGCATGGGTAGAGGCAGGAGCTCTTTACGCCTTAGAATATGATTTCTATGATATAGGCGTGCAATGCGGAGAGAAGGCTGTTAAAATAATACGGGGCGCTGGGGTGAATTCTGTTCCGGTGTCTTTACCCCGAAAGTTGCTTTACACCCTGAACCTGAAAACGGCCAGGCATATGAAGATAGATATTCAGGAAGAACACATTCGTAATGCATATAAAATTTTTGAGGAATGA
- a CDS encoding bifunctional diguanylate cyclase/phosphodiesterase, with product MFASKAKRRISIATKFNLLTILIILVTSAGISFFLVHNVVSYKYNSLVRHGLVIASMASQTSEYYIYTGDTESMMQLIESLEVDEDVAYVCLFNKEKKQLMHKSFKYGLKIPPAPVTRFIDCSPQGKILYKEFFNKENGNRYIDILSPVIIFADKKPTDILVDNQKGINPEIAGYVQVGLSLENLHKRIKQFLISALAFTSFFIMVGVILTLFLTKRITAPLKKLNSATKNISEGIFEQHVNVHTNDEISDFAGAFNHMVERLRVYRDQLRHTAFHDPLTNLPNRNLFMERLERLIEHAKRDKNCAFSVLFLDLDRFKVVNDSLGHLAGDKLLVLIAQKLEECLRKSDTVARFGGDEFAILLDNVDDDFNAKFVAERILEILKDPFVLDGHRIVVSASIGIVLKGEFYNRPEDILRDADTTMYRAKMNGKARYAVFNTEMHASAMNFLQLEADLWHAIERSELVIYYQPIVSLTRDEIVGLESLIRWQHPQRGLILPDEFIPLAEETRMIDKIGHWVIQKACAQNKVWHDMGFSNITITVNVSVLQLRHRELPDQVRATIKSTGLPAGAFKLEITESTVMESRELVLEIFKELNDMKIQLMMDDFGIGFSSIHSLKNLPFSTLKIDRSLISDIAMNPDASAIVKAIIDMARSLKIKVIAEGVETQRQLELLRLYQCDYIQGYLFYSPMKAEEITNILRQRNKPASDTNSDITREFITLWGEN from the coding sequence ATGTTTGCTTCAAAAGCAAAGAGGCGGATAAGCATAGCAACCAAATTTAATCTTTTAACCATTCTTATTATCCTGGTGACTTCGGCAGGAATCAGCTTTTTTCTTGTGCACAATGTAGTTTCTTACAAATACAATAGTCTTGTAAGACATGGCTTAGTTATTGCCAGCATGGCATCTCAAACGAGTGAATACTACATCTATACAGGAGATACAGAATCTATGATGCAGCTCATTGAGAGCCTGGAAGTGGATGAAGATGTTGCTTATGTATGCCTTTTTAATAAAGAAAAAAAACAACTCATGCACAAAAGCTTTAAATACGGCTTAAAAATTCCCCCTGCTCCTGTAACGCGTTTCATAGATTGCAGCCCACAGGGAAAAATACTGTATAAAGAATTCTTCAATAAAGAAAATGGAAATCGGTATATTGACATTCTGTCCCCTGTGATTATCTTTGCCGACAAAAAACCAACAGATATATTGGTGGACAATCAAAAAGGCATAAATCCGGAGATTGCAGGATATGTTCAAGTGGGATTGTCCCTTGAAAATCTTCACAAAAGAATAAAACAATTCCTGATATCTGCTTTAGCTTTTACCTCTTTCTTTATCATGGTGGGAGTTATTTTAACCTTATTTCTTACGAAAAGAATCACCGCTCCCCTCAAGAAGTTGAATTCAGCAACAAAAAATATTTCTGAAGGAATATTCGAACAGCATGTTAATGTCCACACGAATGATGAAATTTCAGATTTTGCGGGCGCTTTCAACCATATGGTAGAACGCTTACGAGTGTATCGTGATCAACTAAGACACACAGCATTCCACGATCCGTTAACAAACCTGCCCAACAGGAATCTTTTCATGGAGCGTTTGGAGCGATTAATTGAGCATGCAAAAAGAGATAAAAATTGTGCGTTTTCTGTGCTATTTCTTGACCTTGATCGTTTCAAGGTTGTTAATGACAGCCTTGGTCACCTGGCGGGCGATAAATTACTGGTCTTAATTGCACAAAAACTGGAAGAGTGCTTGCGGAAGTCAGATACCGTTGCTCGTTTTGGAGGGGATGAGTTTGCAATCCTTCTTGATAATGTAGATGACGATTTTAATGCAAAATTTGTGGCAGAAAGAATCCTGGAAATCTTGAAGGATCCTTTCGTTCTTGATGGTCATAGAATAGTAGTCTCCGCAAGTATTGGAATTGTCTTAAAAGGCGAATTCTATAATCGTCCTGAGGATATCCTGAGGGACGCTGATACAACAATGTACCGGGCAAAGATGAATGGCAAAGCACGGTATGCGGTATTTAATACGGAAATGCATGCCAGCGCAATGAATTTTTTACAGTTAGAAGCGGATCTCTGGCATGCTATCGAACGCTCAGAATTAGTAATTTATTATCAACCCATTGTGTCATTAACACGTGATGAGATTGTTGGTTTAGAATCACTCATTCGCTGGCAGCATCCTCAACGTGGTTTAATTCTGCCAGATGAGTTCATCCCCCTGGCAGAGGAAACCAGAATGATTGATAAAATCGGTCACTGGGTAATACAAAAGGCCTGTGCTCAAAACAAGGTGTGGCATGATATGGGATTTTCAAACATAACGATTACCGTTAACGTATCAGTCTTACAGCTCCGACACAGGGAATTGCCGGATCAGGTCAGGGCAACAATTAAAAGCACCGGGTTGCCGGCCGGCGCCTTTAAATTGGAAATCACCGAAAGTACGGTCATGGAAAGCAGAGAGCTTGTCCTCGAAATATTTAAAGAATTGAATGATATGAAAATACAGCTCATGATGGATGATTTTGGCATCGGTTTTTCTTCAATACATAGCCTGAAAAATCTTCCGTTCAGCACATTAAAGATCGACCGGTCCTTAATTTCAGATATTGCCATGAATCCAGATGCTTCAGCAATTGTCAAAGCTATCATAGACATGGCTCGCTCTCTTAAAATAAAGGTAATTGCAGAGGGCGTGGAAACGCAAAGACAGTTGGAATTATTGCGGTTGTATCAGTGTGATTATATACAGGGCTACCTGTTCTACAGTCCCATGAAGGCTGAGGAAATTACCAATATATTGAGACAGAGAAATAAACCGGCATCAGACACGAATAGTGACATTACGCGTGAGTTTATTACATTATGGGGTGAAAATTAA
- a CDS encoding PP2C family protein-serine/threonine phosphatase — MKLVYKADIGKKRTHNEDSILVDESMNIFLLADGMGGHQAGEVASDLAVKECYAWLRGNFDKAKGEANILKLLRESLLKAHSAIKAKSTTDINLMGMGTTLMQMLIIGNNAHICHVGDSRAYLLRKGITLLTKDHTAEMYVVKKGIVAGGYLPLQKMRVLTQAVGGQETLSPELRQVKLQAGDILLLCSDGLTDMLSDNAIEAIIQRYKDNLTAVANSLIQEANSKGGRDNISVILVEYE; from the coding sequence ATGAAACTGGTCTACAAAGCAGACATCGGTAAAAAGAGGACGCATAACGAGGATAGTATTCTGGTTGATGAATCTATGAATATTTTCCTCCTTGCCGACGGAATGGGGGGGCATCAGGCGGGTGAAGTGGCAAGTGATTTAGCGGTAAAAGAATGTTATGCCTGGCTCAGAGGAAATTTTGACAAGGCCAAAGGCGAAGCGAATATTTTAAAACTCCTCAGGGAATCTCTCTTGAAGGCACACAGCGCCATAAAGGCAAAGTCAACGACAGACATCAATCTCATGGGTATGGGGACAACCCTCATGCAGATGTTAATCATCGGGAATAATGCACACATATGCCATGTTGGCGATAGCAGGGCATATCTTCTCAGAAAGGGAATAACGCTGCTTACGAAAGACCATACTGCTGAAATGTATGTAGTGAAAAAGGGTATTGTGGCAGGGGGATATCTTCCCTTGCAAAAGATGCGTGTACTTACCCAGGCCGTTGGCGGGCAGGAAACGTTGTCTCCGGAATTACGTCAGGTAAAGCTTCAAGCTGGGGATATTCTCCTCCTTTGTTCCGATGGTCTCACGGATATGCTTTCTGATAACGCAATAGAAGCGATTATTCAAAGATATAAGGATAATCTTACTGCGGTGGCAAATAGCCTGATACAAGAGGCAAACAGTAAAGGTGGAAGAGATAATATTTCTGTAATACTGGTAGAATATGAATAA
- a CDS encoding ABC transporter permease, with protein MNFIRVYAIFLRQIFLIQNNKTRLVNIFTWISIDTILWGFITRYLDRIGHSGFSFTTTVLGAVVLWNFLIRIQQGLMLSFFEDMWSCNLLNLFASPLRIREYLSGLVISSLATSIAGLSIMILIAWVMFVYNIFQFGVLLVPFLSIILVFGLALGIFATALVLRFGPPAEWVAWIIPFVLDPFTGIFYPISALPKALQPIAAILPPTYVFEGMRGALLSGKFSVSHLVVGISIALLYLIISCLFFLYIYRVILRRGLIARLTAENL; from the coding sequence ATGAATTTCATAAGAGTTTATGCAATCTTTTTAAGACAAATCTTCCTTATTCAAAACAATAAGACCCGGCTTGTTAATATTTTTACGTGGATTAGCATCGATACAATCCTGTGGGGATTTATTACTCGTTATCTTGATAGAATAGGCCACTCGGGATTTAGTTTTACCACTACTGTTTTAGGAGCTGTCGTTTTGTGGAATTTTCTTATTCGTATACAGCAAGGTTTGATGTTATCATTTTTTGAAGATATGTGGTCATGTAACCTGCTCAATCTTTTTGCTTCGCCACTACGTATTCGTGAATACCTGTCTGGTTTAGTAATTTCAAGTCTGGCAACGAGCATCGCGGGCTTAAGTATAATGATTCTTATTGCATGGGTAATGTTTGTCTACAATATTTTTCAATTTGGTGTTTTGCTCGTGCCTTTTCTATCGATCATCCTGGTATTTGGGCTAGCGCTCGGAATTTTTGCCACAGCATTGGTTTTACGATTTGGCCCTCCGGCAGAGTGGGTCGCATGGATAATTCCGTTTGTTTTGGATCCATTTACAGGGATATTTTATCCTATTTCCGCTCTTCCCAAAGCTCTCCAACCAATCGCAGCTATTCTTCCACCCACTTACGTGTTTGAAGGAATGAGAGGCGCTCTGCTTTCAGGTAAATTCTCTGTTTCACATCTCGTTGTTGGCATAAGTATTGCGCTTCTATACTTAATTATTTCATGCCTGTTTTTCCTCTATATCTACCGCGTTATCCTGCGAAGAGGGCTTATTGCACGGTTGACAGCAGAAAATCTATGA
- a CDS encoding glycosyltransferase family 39 protein, whose protein sequence is MILDGARPLYGIFNYYTSPIHAYLLAIVIKILGNSIWSLRCLGPIFTLITIVAIYDIVRQFLLFVRSG, encoded by the coding sequence ATGATTCTTGATGGCGCAAGGCCGTTGTATGGTATTTTTAACTATTATACCTCTCCAATTCACGCATATTTGCTTGCCATTGTTATAAAGATTCTGGGGAATTCAATTTGGAGTTTACGGTGTTTAGGTCCGATTTTCACACTCATAACAATTGTTGCGATTTATGACATCGTACGGCAATTTCTGCTATTCGTGCGTTCTGGATAG
- a CDS encoding DUF364 domain-containing protein gives MQNTHERKSITEELIGIMRASQVINQLHITPKDIRIGVFYTGVVVSTGHAGMSYTPVQEIPEAVCCPRSHAKMPQSGNLLNFSIDALMEYALDDNVLKAAVGTATINALSAILLEDTHCPYKPSAYGNALDLIQISGEDTVVMVGAFPPFIKRIQEVTKKLFVIEKNPRAMGKDDMVTIEPEARLQEIIPQGDILIITGVTLVNHTLEPILELAKKARDIVVVGPTASVYPEPLYKRGVTVLGGVRITDAAKMIHLIGEAGSGYDFFEKCAEKIVMRNEAGRGTSQAPSKNSFRMTSCT, from the coding sequence ATGCAGAACACACATGAACGGAAGTCCATTACAGAGGAATTAATCGGGATTATGAGAGCATCTCAGGTGATAAACCAGCTTCATATCACACCAAAAGATATACGGATAGGAGTGTTTTATACCGGGGTTGTAGTAAGCACGGGACATGCAGGCATGTCTTATACCCCAGTTCAGGAAATACCAGAAGCGGTGTGCTGTCCCCGGTCTCATGCAAAGATGCCTCAATCTGGGAATTTGCTGAATTTTTCCATCGATGCACTTATGGAGTATGCCCTCGATGATAATGTCCTGAAGGCGGCTGTTGGCACTGCAACAATAAATGCACTCTCTGCAATATTGCTCGAAGATACTCATTGTCCATACAAACCTTCTGCTTATGGGAATGCGTTAGACCTGATACAGATTTCCGGGGAAGACACAGTCGTTATGGTCGGGGCATTTCCACCGTTTATAAAAAGAATCCAGGAAGTAACCAAAAAACTTTTTGTCATTGAGAAGAATCCCAGGGCCATGGGCAAAGATGATATGGTTACAATAGAACCCGAAGCCCGTCTGCAGGAAATAATTCCCCAGGGGGATATCCTGATTATAACCGGGGTTACGCTCGTTAATCACACACTCGAACCTATCCTGGAGCTTGCAAAAAAAGCCCGTGATATTGTCGTAGTCGGACCCACTGCAAGCGTTTATCCGGAACCTCTCTATAAAAGAGGAGTGACTGTTTTGGGTGGCGTGAGAATTACAGACGCAGCAAAGATGATACATCTTATTGGTGAGGCTGGCTCAGGGTATGACTTCTTTGAAAAATGTGCTGAAAAAATCGTGATGCGCAACGAGGCGGGAAGAGGAACATCACAAGCCCCCTCAAAGAATTCTTTCCGCATGACCTCCTGTACCTGA
- the msrA gene encoding peptide-methionine (S)-S-oxide reductase MsrA codes for MNESKDQVVAFSWEKEVVTLGGGCFWCIESIFEELEGVEQAESGYSGGWVDDPTYQQVCTGKTGHAEVVQVTFDPKVISLKEILKIFFTVHDPTTLNRQGPDVGTQYRSVIFYRSNEQKAVAEQVIQEIQTEKLWSDPIVTEIVPFKVFYKAEDFHQEYYKLNPGQAYCRFIIAPKVKKFREHYRDKLKRK; via the coding sequence ATGAACGAATCAAAGGATCAGGTTGTTGCTTTCTCCTGGGAGAAAGAAGTTGTGACGCTTGGGGGTGGCTGTTTCTGGTGCATCGAGTCGATCTTTGAAGAACTGGAAGGGGTGGAGCAGGCGGAGTCCGGGTATTCAGGCGGTTGGGTTGATGATCCTACGTACCAACAGGTCTGCACCGGGAAAACAGGGCATGCCGAGGTGGTACAGGTCACGTTCGATCCGAAGGTTATTTCATTGAAAGAAATTCTAAAAATTTTCTTCACGGTACACGACCCGACCACCCTGAACCGCCAGGGGCCAGATGTCGGTACTCAGTATCGCTCGGTGATTTTCTACCGCAGTAATGAACAAAAGGCCGTAGCCGAGCAGGTGATCCAGGAGATTCAGACAGAGAAATTGTGGAGCGATCCTATCGTGACCGAGATCGTGCCATTTAAGGTCTTTTATAAGGCAGAAGATTTTCATCAGGAGTACTACAAGCTGAATCCCGGACAAGCATATTGCCGCTTCATCATTGCCCCGAAGGTAAAGAAATTCCGGGAACACTATCGGGATAAGCTGAAAAGAAAATAG